From one Candidatus Deferrimicrobiaceae bacterium genomic stretch:
- a CDS encoding type II toxin-antitoxin system VapC family toxin produces MTNTLVDTDILIHFLRGKRKAKDFLSMLLDESNICCSAIAVAEIAAGMRAAEEERTKALLDQLEVLAVTRDVAEKAGSYKRSIRGHSLELDDCLVAATAFVHRAILATGNGKHYPRKDIKVTVVDTD; encoded by the coding sequence TTGACGAACACCCTCGTCGACACGGATATCCTCATCCATTTCTTGAGGGGGAAGAGGAAGGCAAAGGATTTCCTCTCCATGCTCCTGGATGAATCGAACATCTGTTGCTCGGCGATCGCCGTGGCGGAAATTGCCGCCGGCATGCGCGCCGCCGAGGAGGAACGGACGAAAGCGCTCCTGGACCAGTTAGAGGTCCTGGCCGTGACCCGGGACGTCGCAGAGAAGGCCGGGTCATACAAACGCAGCATCAGGGGGCACAGCCTGGAGCTTGACGATTGCCTGGTCGCAGCGACGGCCTTTGTGCACAGGGCGATTCTTGCCACGGGAAACGGGAAGCACTACCCGAGGAAAGACATCAAGGTAACGGTTGTAGACACGGATTAA